A part of Miscanthus floridulus cultivar M001 chromosome 6, ASM1932011v1, whole genome shotgun sequence genomic DNA contains:
- the LOC136459951 gene encoding uncharacterized protein isoform X3 has protein sequence MTHARLLRPALLTYETASSSSAPCPSAPATSARLQDSATAGVPSSSAPLLAAGRRGGRAPALCGVWERVSVASLTPAYAMREDRDSNPEPSGHIRAWKMVKSNRGGDGLTRSSKRNERVGDLTRTYFTRSSKKNTPYLTRSSTKNRTIDNHTRSSKKNKISYPARRSTKDKPICNEGEKTGLPISVHGDGFNGDRFGDLESLGYPERPETMLTDCILVNSFEEPFGDTHDKGDKGVWSELKETVATNIDENIVALASFNGWNWRALS, from the exons ATGACCCACGCGCGCCTGCTCCGCCCAGCGCTGCTCACCTACGAGACGGCGTCTTCTTCCTCTGCTCCATGCCCATCTGCTCCTGCCACCTCTGCTCGGTTGCAGGACAGCGCGACGGCCGGCGTGCCTTCTTCCTCTGCTCCCCTCCTGGCTGCGGGACGGCGCGGCGGC agagctcccgctctgtgcggggtctgggaaagggtgtcagtggcaagccttacccccgcctatgcaatgcgagaagaccgtgactcgaacccggaaccttccggtcacatacg TGCTTGGAAGATGGTAAAAAGTAATAGGGGTGGTGATGGTCTCACAAGAAGCTCGAAGAGGAATGAAAGAGTTGGTGATCTCACAAGAACTTATTTCACAAGAAGCTCGAAGAAGAATACACCTTATCTCACAAGAAGCTCAACAAAGAACAGAACAATTGATAATCACacgagaagctcaaagaagaataAAATATCTTATCCTGCAAGAAGGTCAACAAAGGACAAACCAATTTGCAATGAAGGAGAGAAAACCGGGTTACCAATTTCAG TACATGGAGATGGGTTTAATGGGGATCGATTTGGGGATCTAGAATCCTTGGGTTATCCTGAACGTCCAGAAACAATGTTAACTG ATTGCATTTTGGTTAATAGTTTTGAAGAGCCTTTCGGTGACACACATGATAAAGGTGATAAAGGTGTCTGGAGCGAACTAAAGGAAACAGTTGCCACCAACATAGATGAAAATATCGTTGCACTTGCTTCATTCAATG GCTGGAATTGGAGGGCCCTTTCTTGA
- the LOC136457148 gene encoding uncharacterized protein gives MVLLRCAGDLCSSAQRCRWFRSACGATPGPGRSTGSMERVRLTPFPPREQATTRLCKVSSFATELLEIRSKEPSLHVLLIPGNPGIAAFYKDFVEALYENLGGQASVTAIGHISHSQKDCEHGRLFSLYEQIDHKVDFIEQELQHSEQPIVLVGHSIGAYIGLEVFKRFQNKINFFVGLYPFLKMNKSSVTQSAIGYIARSSLLSKLVSLSASFIGSLRLSITRGIVRRFLGPSWSVTAVDAVCCHLLRYNTVRNVLFMAMTEFQKLTEEPDWTFIRAQEEKMAFLFGVDDHWGPLSHLEEISKQAPRVTLSVETEGHTHGYCCTEAGSVWVADYNANLIKNQMLLRNN, from the exons ATGG TCTTGCTCCGGTGCGCCGGTGATCTCTGCAGCAGCGCTCAG CGCTGCAGGTGGTTTAGATCGGCGTGCGGCGCGACGCCGGGGCCGGGTCGAAGCACGGGATCCATGGAGAGAGTCAGGCTCACGCCGTTCCCGCCAAGGGAGCAGGCCACGACCAGGCTATGCAAGGTGTCGAG CTTTGCTACAGAATTGCTCGAGATAAGGTCCAAGGAACCGTCCCTCCACGTGCTGCTTATTCCTGGGAATCCAG GCATAGCTGCGTTTTATAAGGACTTTGTCGAAGCGCTCTATGAAAACCTCGGTGGCCAAGCATCTGTTACAG CAATAGGGCACATTTCACATAGCCAGAAG GACTGTGAGCATGGACGATTGTTTTCATTGTATGAACAAATTGACCACAAG GTTGATTTCATTGAGCAAGAGCTTCAGCATTCTGAACAACCAATAGTTTTG GTTGGTCATTCAATTGGCGCATACATAGGCCTGGAAGTCTTCAAAAGATTTCAGAATAAG ATAAATTTTTTTGTAGGACTGTATCCATTTTTAAAGATGAACAAGAGTTCTGTAACACAATCAGCAATTGGATATATCGCAAG GTCATCACTCCTAAGTAAATTGGTTAGTTTATCTGCATCTTTCATCGGGTCACTCCGACTTTCAATTACAAGGGGCATTGTGAGAAGGTTCCTTGGACCTTCATGGTCTGTAACAGCTGTTGATGCTGTATGCTGCCATCTCTTAAGG TACAATACAGTGCGCAATGTTCTTTTCATGGCAATGACAGAGTTCCAAAAG CTTACTGAAGAACCAGACTGGACTTTCATCAGAGCACAAGAGGAGAAAATGGCCTTTTTGTTTGGTGTGGATGATCACTGGGGTCCACTATCTCACTTAGAAGAG ATATCAAAGCAGGCACCCAGGGTCACCCTGTCGGTTGAAACAGAAGGTCACACACACGGTTACTGCTGCACTGAGGCTGGATCCGTTTGGGTTGCAGACTACAACGCAAATTTGATTAAAAACCAAATGCTCCTTAGAAATAACTGA
- the LOC136457147 gene encoding DNA mismatch repair protein MLH1-like isoform X2, which translates to MDVDDPSPRVGGGSGADPPRIRRLEESVVNRIAAGEVIQRPSSAVKELVENSLDAGASTVSVTVKDGGLKLIQVSDDGHGIRFEDLPILCERHTTSKLSAYEDLQTIKSMGFRGEALASMTYVGHVTVTTITEGQFHGYRVCYKDGVMENEPKPCASVKGTQVMVENLFYNMVARRKTLQNSNDDYPKIVDFISRFAVHHINVNFSCRKHGANRADVHSSSTSSRLDAIRNVYGASVVRDLIEIEVSDEDAGDAVFKMDGYISNANYVAKKIMMILFINDRLVDCTALKRAIEFVYSATLPQASKPFIYMSINLPSEHVDVNIHPTKKEVSLLNQERIIETIKNTIEEKLRNSNTTRIFQTQAVNSSALTQVYTQKDKGTEVKMASGMKSQKTPVSQMVRTDPRNPSGRLHTYWHGQSSNLEKKSDLVSVRNVVRSRRNPKDACDLSSRHELLMEIDSHCHPGLLEVIKNCTYVGLADEVFALIQHNTHLYLVNVVNVSKELMYQQALCRFGNFNAIQLSEPAPLQELLLIALKDDELIGDENDEKLEIAEVNSKILKGNAEMINEYFSIHVDQDGNLTRLPVVLDQYTPDMDRLPEFVLTMGNDVTWDDEKECFRTAAAAIGNFYALHPPILPNPSGSGVQLYKKNKDCMASGEHVDSTDEDDIDHELLAEAETAWSQREWTIQHVLFPSIRLFLKPPKSMATDGTFVQIASLDKLYKIFERC; encoded by the exons ATGGACGTCGATGACCCGTCGCCGCGCGTCGGCGGAGGCAGCGGCGCGGACCCGCCCCGCATCCGGCGGCTGGAGGAATCGGTGGTGAACCGCATCGCGGCGGGGGAGGTGATCCAGCGCCCGTCGTCGGCGGTCAAGGAGCTCGTCGAGAACAGCCTCGACGCCGGCGCGTCCACGGTCTCCGTCACCGTAAAGGACGGAGGGCTCAAGCTCATACAGGTTTCCGACGACGGCCACGGCATCCGG TTTGAGGATTTGCCAATATTGTGCGAAAGGCATACTACCTCAAAGTTATCTGCATATGAGGATTTACAGACCATAAAATCTATGGGATTTAGAGGGGAGGCCCTGGCCAGTATGACTTATGTCGGCCATGTTACTGTGACAACAATAACAGAGGGCCAATTTCACGGCTATCG TGTTTGTTATAAAGATGGAGTAATGGAGAATGAGCCAAAACCCTGTGCTTCAGTTAAAGGAACTCAAGTCATG GTTGAAAATTTATTTTACAATATGGTAGCTCGTAGAAAAACATTGCAGAACTCCAATGACGACTACCCCAAGATTGTAGATTTCATTAGTCGTTTTGCAGTCCATCACATCAATGTGAACTTTTCCTGCAGAAAG CATGGAGCCAATAGAGCAGATGTTCATAGTTCGAGCACATCTTCTAGACTGGATGCTATAAGGAATGTCTATGGGGCTTCTGTTGTTCGTGATCTGATTGAAATAGAAGTTTCAGATGAGGATGCTGGAGATGCAGTCTTCAAGATGGATGGTTATATATCAAATGCAAATTATGTGGCaaagaagatcatgatgatcctTTTCATAAATG ATAGGCTTGTAGACTGTACCGCTTTAAAAAGGGCAATTGAATTTGTGTACTCTGCAACGTTGCCTCAAGCATCCAAACCCTTCATATACATGTCCATCAATCTTCCGTCAGAACATGTGGATGTCAATATACACCCAACCAAAAAAGAG GTTAGCCTCTTGAATCAAGAGCGTATTATTGAAACTATAAAAAATACAATTGAGGAAAAGCTGAGGAATTCTAATACCACAAGGATATTCCAAACTCAG GCAGTTAACTCCTCAGCACTTACTCAAGTTTACACACAGAAGGACAAGGGTACTGAGGTCAAAATGGCCTCTG GAATGAAATCTCAAAAGACTCCTGTGAGCCAAATGGTCAGAACTGATCCACGCAATCCATCTGGAAGGTTGCACACTTACTGGCATGGGCAATCTTCAAATCTTGAAAAGAAATCTGACCTTGTTTCTGTAAG AAATGTTGTAAGATCAAGGAGGAATCCAAAGGATGCTTGTGATCTATCTAGCCGTCATGAGCTTCTTATGGAAATAGATTCTCACTGCCATCCTG GTCTTTTAGAGGTCATTAAGAATTGCACATATGTTGGCTTGGCTGATGAAGTTTTCGCTTTGATACAGCACAATACTCACTTATACCTTGTCAATGTTGTAAATGTTAG TAAAGAACTCATGTACCAGCAAGCTCTGTGCCGTTTTGGAAACTTCAATGCTATACAGCTTAGTGAACCAGCTCCTCttcaggagctgctgctgatagcactgaaagatgatgaattaatcgGTGATGAAAATGATGAGAAACTGGAGATTGCAGAG GTAAACTCGAAGATACTGAAAGGAAACGCTGAGATGATTAATGAGTACTTCTCTATTCACGTTGATCAAGATGGGAACTTGACCAGGCTTCCAGTTGTACTTGATCAGTACACCCCTGATATGGATCGTCTCCCAGAATTTGTGTTGACTATGGGGAATGAT GTTACCTGGGATGATGAGAAAGAGTGCTTCAGAACGGCAGCAGCTGCTATTGGGAACTTCTACGCACTCCATCCTCCCATCCTTCCAAATCCATCAGGGAGTGGCGTTCAGTTGTACAAGAAAAATAAAGATTGCATGGCGAGTGGCGAACATGTTGATAGTACAG ATGAAGATGACATTGATCACGAACTACTTGCGGAAGCAGAGACAGCATGGTCCCAACGCGAGTGGACCATTCAGCATGTCTTATTTCCATCCATTCGACTTTTCCTCAAGCCCCCAAAGTCAATGGCAACAGATGGAACCTTTGTTCAG ATTGCTTCTCTGGACAAACTTTACAAGATTTTTGAGAGATGTTAG
- the LOC136459951 gene encoding uncharacterized protein isoform X2 — translation MTHARLLRPALLTYETASSSSAPCPSAPATSARLQDSATAGVPSSSAPLLAAGRRGGRAPALCGVWERVSVASLTPAYAMREDRDSNPEPSGHIRAWKMVKSNRGGDGLTRSSKRNERVGDLTRTYFTRSSKKNTPYLTRSSTKNRTIDNHTRSSKKNKISYPARRSTKDKPICNEGEKTGLPISVHGDGFNGDRFGDLESLGYPERPETMLTDCILVNSFEEPFGDTHDKGDKGVWSELKETVATNIDENIVALASFNGEKRFFCMHRLLY, via the exons ATGACCCACGCGCGCCTGCTCCGCCCAGCGCTGCTCACCTACGAGACGGCGTCTTCTTCCTCTGCTCCATGCCCATCTGCTCCTGCCACCTCTGCTCGGTTGCAGGACAGCGCGACGGCCGGCGTGCCTTCTTCCTCTGCTCCCCTCCTGGCTGCGGGACGGCGCGGCGGC agagctcccgctctgtgcggggtctgggaaagggtgtcagtggcaagccttacccccgcctatgcaatgcgagaagaccgtgactcgaacccggaaccttccggtcacatacg TGCTTGGAAGATGGTAAAAAGTAATAGGGGTGGTGATGGTCTCACAAGAAGCTCGAAGAGGAATGAAAGAGTTGGTGATCTCACAAGAACTTATTTCACAAGAAGCTCGAAGAAGAATACACCTTATCTCACAAGAAGCTCAACAAAGAACAGAACAATTGATAATCACacgagaagctcaaagaagaataAAATATCTTATCCTGCAAGAAGGTCAACAAAGGACAAACCAATTTGCAATGAAGGAGAGAAAACCGGGTTACCAATTTCAG TACATGGAGATGGGTTTAATGGGGATCGATTTGGGGATCTAGAATCCTTGGGTTATCCTGAACGTCCAGAAACAATGTTAACTG ATTGCATTTTGGTTAATAGTTTTGAAGAGCCTTTCGGTGACACACATGATAAAGGTGATAAAGGTGTCTGGAGCGAACTAAAGGAAACAGTTGCCACCAACATAGATGAAAATATCGTTGCACTTGCTTCATTCAATG GAGAAAAAAGGTTTTTTTGCATGCACAGGTTGCTTTATTGA
- the LOC136459951 gene encoding uncharacterized protein isoform X1: protein MTHARLLRPALLTYETASSSSAPCPSAPATSARLQDSATAGVPSSSAPLLAAGRRGGRAPALCGVWERVSVASLTPAYAMREDRDSNPEPSGHIRAWKMVKSNRGGDGLTRSSKRNERVGDLTRTYFTRSSKKNTPYLTRSSTKNRTIDNHTRSSKKNKISYPARRSTKDKPICNEGEKTGLPISVHGDGFNGDRFGDLESLGYPERPETMLTDCILVNSFEEPFGDTHDKGDKGVWSELKETVATNIDENIVALASFNGDFAVLCCLLFHICI from the exons ATGACCCACGCGCGCCTGCTCCGCCCAGCGCTGCTCACCTACGAGACGGCGTCTTCTTCCTCTGCTCCATGCCCATCTGCTCCTGCCACCTCTGCTCGGTTGCAGGACAGCGCGACGGCCGGCGTGCCTTCTTCCTCTGCTCCCCTCCTGGCTGCGGGACGGCGCGGCGGC agagctcccgctctgtgcggggtctgggaaagggtgtcagtggcaagccttacccccgcctatgcaatgcgagaagaccgtgactcgaacccggaaccttccggtcacatacg TGCTTGGAAGATGGTAAAAAGTAATAGGGGTGGTGATGGTCTCACAAGAAGCTCGAAGAGGAATGAAAGAGTTGGTGATCTCACAAGAACTTATTTCACAAGAAGCTCGAAGAAGAATACACCTTATCTCACAAGAAGCTCAACAAAGAACAGAACAATTGATAATCACacgagaagctcaaagaagaataAAATATCTTATCCTGCAAGAAGGTCAACAAAGGACAAACCAATTTGCAATGAAGGAGAGAAAACCGGGTTACCAATTTCAG TACATGGAGATGGGTTTAATGGGGATCGATTTGGGGATCTAGAATCCTTGGGTTATCCTGAACGTCCAGAAACAATGTTAACTG ATTGCATTTTGGTTAATAGTTTTGAAGAGCCTTTCGGTGACACACATGATAAAGGTGATAAAGGTGTCTGGAGCGAACTAAAGGAAACAGTTGCCACCAACATAGATGAAAATATCGTTGCACTTGCTTCATTCAATGGTGATTTTGCAGTATTGTGCTGTTTACTATTTCATATCTGTATCTAA
- the LOC136459951 gene encoding uncharacterized protein isoform X4 has protein sequence MTHARLLRPALLTYETASSSSAPCPSAPATSARLQDSATAGVPSSSAPLLAAGRRGGRAPALCGVWERVSVASLTPAYAMREDRDSNPEPSGHIRAWKMVKSNRGGDGLTRSSKRNERVGDLTRTYFTRSSKKNTPYLTRSSTKNRTIDNHTRSSKKNKISYPARRSTKDKPICNEGEKTGLPISVHGDGFNGDRFGDLESLGYPERPETMLTVLKSLSVTHMIKVIKVSGAN, from the exons ATGACCCACGCGCGCCTGCTCCGCCCAGCGCTGCTCACCTACGAGACGGCGTCTTCTTCCTCTGCTCCATGCCCATCTGCTCCTGCCACCTCTGCTCGGTTGCAGGACAGCGCGACGGCCGGCGTGCCTTCTTCCTCTGCTCCCCTCCTGGCTGCGGGACGGCGCGGCGGC agagctcccgctctgtgcggggtctgggaaagggtgtcagtggcaagccttacccccgcctatgcaatgcgagaagaccgtgactcgaacccggaaccttccggtcacatacg TGCTTGGAAGATGGTAAAAAGTAATAGGGGTGGTGATGGTCTCACAAGAAGCTCGAAGAGGAATGAAAGAGTTGGTGATCTCACAAGAACTTATTTCACAAGAAGCTCGAAGAAGAATACACCTTATCTCACAAGAAGCTCAACAAAGAACAGAACAATTGATAATCACacgagaagctcaaagaagaataAAATATCTTATCCTGCAAGAAGGTCAACAAAGGACAAACCAATTTGCAATGAAGGAGAGAAAACCGGGTTACCAATTTCAG TACATGGAGATGGGTTTAATGGGGATCGATTTGGGGATCTAGAATCCTTGGGTTATCCTGAACGTCCAGAAACAATGTTAACTG TTTTGAAGAGCCTTTCGGTGACACACATGATAAAGGTGATAAAGGTGTCTGGAGCGAACTAA
- the LOC136457147 gene encoding DNA mismatch repair protein MLH1-like isoform X1: MDVDDPSPRVGGGSGADPPRIRRLEESVVNRIAAGEVIQRPSSAVKELVENSLDAGASTVSVTVKDGGLKLIQVSDDGHGIRFEDLPILCERHTTSKLSAYEDLQTIKSMGFRGEALASMTYVGHVTVTTITEGQFHGYRVCYKDGVMENEPKPCASVKGTQVMVENLFYNMVARRKTLQNSNDDYPKIVDFISRFAVHHINVNFSCRKHGANRADVHSSSTSSRLDAIRNVYGASVVRDLIEIEVSDEDAGDAVFKMDGYISNANYVAKKIMMILFINDRLVDCTALKRAIEFVYSATLPQASKPFIYMSINLPSEHVDVNIHPTKKEVSLLNQERIIETIKNTIEEKLRNSNTTRIFQTQLQAVNSSALTQVYTQKDKGTEVKMASGMKSQKTPVSQMVRTDPRNPSGRLHTYWHGQSSNLEKKSDLVSVRNVVRSRRNPKDACDLSSRHELLMEIDSHCHPGLLEVIKNCTYVGLADEVFALIQHNTHLYLVNVVNVSKELMYQQALCRFGNFNAIQLSEPAPLQELLLIALKDDELIGDENDEKLEIAEVNSKILKGNAEMINEYFSIHVDQDGNLTRLPVVLDQYTPDMDRLPEFVLTMGNDVTWDDEKECFRTAAAAIGNFYALHPPILPNPSGSGVQLYKKNKDCMASGEHVDSTDEDDIDHELLAEAETAWSQREWTIQHVLFPSIRLFLKPPKSMATDGTFVQIASLDKLYKIFERC, translated from the exons ATGGACGTCGATGACCCGTCGCCGCGCGTCGGCGGAGGCAGCGGCGCGGACCCGCCCCGCATCCGGCGGCTGGAGGAATCGGTGGTGAACCGCATCGCGGCGGGGGAGGTGATCCAGCGCCCGTCGTCGGCGGTCAAGGAGCTCGTCGAGAACAGCCTCGACGCCGGCGCGTCCACGGTCTCCGTCACCGTAAAGGACGGAGGGCTCAAGCTCATACAGGTTTCCGACGACGGCCACGGCATCCGG TTTGAGGATTTGCCAATATTGTGCGAAAGGCATACTACCTCAAAGTTATCTGCATATGAGGATTTACAGACCATAAAATCTATGGGATTTAGAGGGGAGGCCCTGGCCAGTATGACTTATGTCGGCCATGTTACTGTGACAACAATAACAGAGGGCCAATTTCACGGCTATCG TGTTTGTTATAAAGATGGAGTAATGGAGAATGAGCCAAAACCCTGTGCTTCAGTTAAAGGAACTCAAGTCATG GTTGAAAATTTATTTTACAATATGGTAGCTCGTAGAAAAACATTGCAGAACTCCAATGACGACTACCCCAAGATTGTAGATTTCATTAGTCGTTTTGCAGTCCATCACATCAATGTGAACTTTTCCTGCAGAAAG CATGGAGCCAATAGAGCAGATGTTCATAGTTCGAGCACATCTTCTAGACTGGATGCTATAAGGAATGTCTATGGGGCTTCTGTTGTTCGTGATCTGATTGAAATAGAAGTTTCAGATGAGGATGCTGGAGATGCAGTCTTCAAGATGGATGGTTATATATCAAATGCAAATTATGTGGCaaagaagatcatgatgatcctTTTCATAAATG ATAGGCTTGTAGACTGTACCGCTTTAAAAAGGGCAATTGAATTTGTGTACTCTGCAACGTTGCCTCAAGCATCCAAACCCTTCATATACATGTCCATCAATCTTCCGTCAGAACATGTGGATGTCAATATACACCCAACCAAAAAAGAG GTTAGCCTCTTGAATCAAGAGCGTATTATTGAAACTATAAAAAATACAATTGAGGAAAAGCTGAGGAATTCTAATACCACAAGGATATTCCAAACTCAG TTGCAGGCAGTTAACTCCTCAGCACTTACTCAAGTTTACACACAGAAGGACAAGGGTACTGAGGTCAAAATGGCCTCTG GAATGAAATCTCAAAAGACTCCTGTGAGCCAAATGGTCAGAACTGATCCACGCAATCCATCTGGAAGGTTGCACACTTACTGGCATGGGCAATCTTCAAATCTTGAAAAGAAATCTGACCTTGTTTCTGTAAG AAATGTTGTAAGATCAAGGAGGAATCCAAAGGATGCTTGTGATCTATCTAGCCGTCATGAGCTTCTTATGGAAATAGATTCTCACTGCCATCCTG GTCTTTTAGAGGTCATTAAGAATTGCACATATGTTGGCTTGGCTGATGAAGTTTTCGCTTTGATACAGCACAATACTCACTTATACCTTGTCAATGTTGTAAATGTTAG TAAAGAACTCATGTACCAGCAAGCTCTGTGCCGTTTTGGAAACTTCAATGCTATACAGCTTAGTGAACCAGCTCCTCttcaggagctgctgctgatagcactgaaagatgatgaattaatcgGTGATGAAAATGATGAGAAACTGGAGATTGCAGAG GTAAACTCGAAGATACTGAAAGGAAACGCTGAGATGATTAATGAGTACTTCTCTATTCACGTTGATCAAGATGGGAACTTGACCAGGCTTCCAGTTGTACTTGATCAGTACACCCCTGATATGGATCGTCTCCCAGAATTTGTGTTGACTATGGGGAATGAT GTTACCTGGGATGATGAGAAAGAGTGCTTCAGAACGGCAGCAGCTGCTATTGGGAACTTCTACGCACTCCATCCTCCCATCCTTCCAAATCCATCAGGGAGTGGCGTTCAGTTGTACAAGAAAAATAAAGATTGCATGGCGAGTGGCGAACATGTTGATAGTACAG ATGAAGATGACATTGATCACGAACTACTTGCGGAAGCAGAGACAGCATGGTCCCAACGCGAGTGGACCATTCAGCATGTCTTATTTCCATCCATTCGACTTTTCCTCAAGCCCCCAAAGTCAATGGCAACAGATGGAACCTTTGTTCAG ATTGCTTCTCTGGACAAACTTTACAAGATTTTTGAGAGATGTTAG